The following coding sequences are from one Candidatus Melainabacteria bacterium window:
- the ilvC gene encoding ketol-acid reductoisomerase yields MEHLMAKIYYDTDIELDTLKKMSFAVIGYGNQGRAQALNLRDSGLNVRVGARKNGDAFSRASADGFDPIDIESATAECDVLVLLLPDEHVPAVYNRSIKPHLSADKVFVFAHGFSVHHKTIDLPENVDVLLVAPTGPGRQLRSLFEAGKGLPALVAVHQDASGQAWPRCLAFARAIGCTRAGAIKTTFAEETVTDLFCEQAVLCGGLPALIKASFNTLVQAGYQPELAYISCLKEVKLIADLLFDQGIDGMRRAISTTAQYGSAITGPELIDSRTESNLENALKRIESGNFASSFLHEAAVGAPTIRDLMQTESNSRLARIGRELKTNLIF; encoded by the coding sequence ATGGAGCATTTAATGGCCAAAATTTATTACGACACAGATATTGAGCTTGACACGTTGAAAAAAATGTCCTTTGCCGTCATTGGTTACGGAAACCAGGGACGCGCACAGGCGCTCAATCTACGAGATAGCGGGTTAAACGTTCGGGTAGGCGCAAGGAAAAACGGCGATGCATTTTCCAGGGCGAGCGCAGACGGATTTGACCCAATCGATATCGAGTCGGCAACAGCAGAGTGTGACGTTCTCGTCTTGTTGTTACCAGACGAGCATGTTCCAGCCGTATATAACAGAAGTATCAAACCTCACCTGAGTGCTGATAAAGTCTTCGTTTTCGCGCACGGCTTTTCTGTGCACCACAAGACTATAGACTTGCCGGAAAATGTTGATGTACTGCTCGTGGCTCCTACTGGACCAGGGCGACAGTTGAGGTCGCTCTTCGAAGCCGGTAAGGGTTTGCCCGCACTTGTCGCAGTTCACCAGGATGCGTCCGGACAGGCTTGGCCGCGCTGTCTGGCATTTGCCCGAGCGATCGGATGTACTCGCGCCGGAGCCATCAAAACAACTTTCGCAGAAGAAACGGTAACCGACCTTTTTTGCGAACAAGCAGTGCTCTGCGGCGGTTTACCGGCGCTGATCAAAGCCAGCTTCAACACACTTGTACAGGCTGGTTATCAGCCGGAACTAGCCTACATATCGTGCCTGAAAGAAGTAAAGCTAATCGCCGATTTGCTCTTCGACCAGGGCATTGACGGGATGCGTCGCGCAATTTCTACCACTGCACAATACGGCTCTGCAATTACCGGACCTGAGTTAATTGATAGTCGTACCGAATCAAATCTCGAAAACGCGCTGAAACGCATTGAAAGCGGCAATTTCGCCAGCTCATTCTTGCACGAAGCCGCTGTCGGCGCTCCAACAATCAGAGACCTTATGCAGACAGAAAGCAACTCCAGATTAGCCCGAATCGGGCGTGAATTGAAAACGAATCTGATCTTTTGA
- a CDS encoding pantoate--beta-alanine ligase: protein MGNPALKVLVVRTVHEYRSWRDKVGAATVGFVPTMGALHEGHMALVEAARKTCDHVVVSIFVNPLQFGPNEDYGKYPRVFEQDLKLCEKFGVSAVFHPSVDVMYPNGQIGITTVQPPAQLIAGLCGAFRPGHFVGVATVVNNLLNIVRPDCAFFGEKDYQQLQVIKHMVADLNMQVQIVGVPIVRENDGLALSSRNVYLSQEQRELAPQIYSALTATKNLIRNGSTVEDAVSHGKAILTALNGVAVQYFECCDPQTLQPVTDPAAPCIVLVAAKYGDVRLIDNLVINP, encoded by the coding sequence ATGGGCAATCCTGCCTTGAAGGTCCTGGTAGTCCGTACAGTTCATGAATACCGTTCGTGGCGAGATAAAGTCGGGGCGGCGACGGTCGGCTTTGTTCCAACGATGGGCGCTCTCCATGAAGGGCATATGGCGTTGGTGGAGGCGGCCAGGAAAACCTGCGACCATGTTGTTGTGTCGATTTTCGTCAATCCATTGCAGTTTGGTCCCAATGAAGATTACGGCAAATACCCGCGCGTATTTGAACAGGACCTGAAGCTCTGCGAGAAGTTTGGTGTCTCAGCCGTGTTTCATCCCAGCGTGGATGTGATGTATCCAAACGGTCAGATCGGAATCACGACCGTTCAGCCACCAGCTCAATTGATTGCGGGTCTTTGTGGCGCTTTTCGCCCGGGGCATTTTGTCGGAGTGGCTACGGTGGTCAATAATTTGTTGAACATCGTTCGTCCTGACTGTGCTTTTTTTGGTGAGAAGGACTATCAGCAATTGCAAGTCATCAAACATATGGTCGCCGATTTGAATATGCAAGTGCAGATTGTCGGTGTTCCGATTGTCCGCGAAAATGATGGACTGGCCTTGAGTTCGCGAAATGTGTATCTTTCGCAAGAGCAGCGCGAACTGGCTCCTCAAATTTATAGCGCTTTGACTGCTACCAAAAATTTGATTCGAAATGGCTCGACCGTTGAAGATGCTGTATCGCATGGCAAAGCAATTTTAACTGCCCTGAACGGCGTCGCGGTGCAGTATTTTGAGTGTTGTGATCCGCAGACGCTGCAACCGGTCACTGATCCGGCGGCACCATGCATAGTGCTTGTAGCCGCCAAATATGGTGACGTAAGATTGATCGACAACCTCGTCATTAACCCCTGA